The genomic window CCCCAGATCCTTTAAACGCCGCTTTTCCCCCCCGCCGCTACTTAAAGCCAAGCTCCTTGGTGGGAGCCTCAGCGCAGACGCTGCACCTCTAACTAGGAGGAGTTCTGTTCGCTCTACGGGGGAAGAACTCAACTGCAGAAAGAGTTCAGAGCCAACGCTGCTCTCAAGTAAGGAAAAACCagctcattttattaaaaaaaaggaaaaaaaaaaaaaaagatattgctttttttctttttttttcattctgcctgGGGTAGATTGGAGAGAAAGAGCATCCTTGTGCACGGATCCCTTTCCTCCTCACCGCCAGGAATCCAGGCAGGACTTCCTCCCcgtaagaaacaaaacagcaacccGAAGCAtcaaaaatacccccaaaaatcCTCTAGATCTCAATTTTTAAGCTTCTCCATCTTATTTGGTGCAGGAAGGGGAAGACAGGAGCCACCATCCTCGTTCCAGAGCAAGGAACCGAAGGAATTTCTCCCCAAGGGCTGAATTCTCCCCACCCAAGCTCACTCACCGCTCGAGACCATCCAGCTGACGCAGTAACGGGGGAACACGGTCTGCGGGTTGTCGCTGTAGGTCAGCAAGTAGTCGAAACCGTTCTGGGAAAGGAGAAGGCGAGTGAGCCTGAGCTGGCAGAGAAACTCTGCCGGGCTTTGCAGCCTCACTTAAATTCCCTTTAGGGCCGCTTGCAGGGTTAAGGAGGCGACGCGGCCCCATCTGAAAGCACACAGGGaggttttttttggaggaggaggtGTCATTCCCCTAGTCCTGCACTGAGCCAGCACGCTCGCTTCGGGCTCTGCGTACCCTGCAAAGAGCCAGGAACGCtttttcttaaggaaagaaaGAGATTTGTGAGGTTTAAGGCTTTTTAAGGAGCCTGGTGCTCTGAAGCGGCGTGTTTGGATCTTCCAGGAGCACCAGGCTCCCGCAGGAAGAGTCTTGAGCTACCGGGATAGAGCTTCAAATCCTTCCAGAGCCGCGCACGGATGGGTTTCCCTCGCCTTTGGGGAACAAACTCACCCCTCTTTTCCGACTCTGGACTATTTACCCCAGCTTAGTGCTACGGATGACGGCCAGGAAGGTACGGTTCCCCTCGGAGCAGCGGTTTGAGCAGGAAGAAGCAATCTTGCGACAAACCTTCCCCTCCGTTTCCCAGCCCGCTCCCAAAACGTACCTCGTCGAAGGTTTTGTGGGGACGGATGACCATTTGGGATTCATAGGTTCTGACCCGAACATACTCGGGGTCTTCGGGGACGCTTGGATGCTCCACTGCCCTGGAGGGAACAAGAGGAGGGGGCAGCAGGAGATGAGCTCCGGGTGTGGACTTCACCGAGCATCCGCTGATATTTTGGAGGTGGCTACTAAGAGAACAACGTTTTCACCCCAGAGCAGGCGGCTCTGTTTTCGAGAGGGATCCCTGAAGTTttgacacagtttaaaaaaaaagctcctgaaaTTTATACCCAGCTCTCAACTTTGTTTTCCAGATGGGAAACGGCAGAAAGCCGTCGGGAGGTCGGCCCGGCAATACCTACCGTGACACGAGTACCATCAGGTTGTTCTCTTTGTCTACGCTGTACCGTCGAACGTATACGTAGTCTCGCGAGTACATAGGGTACTGGGGATGAGAAAGAACAGGCATCAACCCCGCCGGCTGTTTGCCCGGGGTAAGGAGGATCACCGGAGCAGGAAAGAAGGAACCACTCACCGGGAAATGAGTGACCCAGTGAATCACTTCCGATCCGGTGGCCAGGTCTCTCTCGATTACGTCCAATTTGATGACCAACGAGTCCCACTTCTTCCTATATTCAGTGTCCAGCTGGCAAGAAAGAGAGGCTGAGTCACAACAGAGTCCAACAGCGTCGTTAAAGGAAGGTAGCCGGCCCTTTTCCTCATCCTGTGGAGACAAGCTGCGTCATGGTCAGGCTTTTTACCCACCAGGAAATTATTAAATACTCTTTGAAAGTCACCAGaagaggcagggcaggcagagagcGAGCCAGGACCAGAAACCCGCCAAGCTCCCGCAGCCGATCGCAGCCCACGTGGGTCAATCCTTCATTTCCAGCAGGGACGGGCGGCAAAACCCGCTCGGGGCGTGGGATAACTCACCCTGCTTCTGACGGATATTGGGATTGGCTCTAGATGACGTAAATggtgtaaagaaaagaaaatattcaccGTTTCTCTACCCCACCCCTCCGGCAGAGGCTGTACTTTAGTTCTAAGACGCCACGCAGCCCAAGGCGCTCACCTGTACGTTGAAGAACTGCCTGGGAGTCACATCCGTGTACGACCCAAACACTGCGGTAAAGAGAAAGTTTTTAGTGCCAGGCACAAGCAAGACTTTAACTCAGTGCAGCAAAATTAcaaggaaaaggcattttctaAGGCTGGGACCCCTCCGAAGGGTTGAGGAAGGGTCGGGATCTGCGGAGAGGGACGCAAAGGACAACAATTCCCATTTTTTCCGGTTTCCTATAAATACAGGCCAGGCGGGACGCAGGAGGCTCACCCCCCCGAGGACTCGGTGCAAGCTACAGGCGGGGTACGGGGAGCACCGTTACCTCGGTACTGGTACAAATGGGTGCCCTCGATCGGCCGCCGCCAGAGCTTGAAGTGCTTTTTGTCCATGATCATCTCCCAGGGTTGCTCCCCGGGAGCGGCGACCGCCTCTCGTTCCGATTTGGGATCCGGCCGTTGATACTCGCCGGGGCTGCTGCCCTGTAACAGGCTGGATATGTTCTCCATGTGCTTCATCTCCTGCGCGGACCTGGGGGAAGACGAAAACCAAAAGACTTAATAACCAAAGCCTCGCCGGAGCCTTTCTGCTATAGACGGAGCTCCCTCCAGACCGGCAAAACCTTCCCAGCACGGTCCAGGCTTCATCCAGAGGTTTTTTAGAGCACTGagctctcccctcctgcctgggtCACAGAAAACTCACccctgcagcctttttttttttttttttccatcctaaGGGTCTTGTGCTTATATATAGGATACAGGATCGAAAAATCACGGCGTGGTGCGTTCAGGGGAGGCTTCCCACGTCTTCTTGCAGGGTGGAAACCTAGCCTGGGGTTGAGCGTAGCTGCTGGGGAGTCCCCAAGCCAGCTGGCCCTTGCAGCATCACGAAACGTCACCCGCAGGGTTTGCTcttcaaaggaaaggaagggaaaaaaccccgcGGGATGGTGGCAGCGGCATTGCGCGGGCTGGTTCTTAAGGGAAACGTGTAAGGGCTCGTTCCTTGTACGGATGGGAAGTGgttctcccccctcccggtgAGATCCAGCAGAGAAACCACCCTGCGTCCTCGGCGAATATCAGCCGTTCcacgaagaaaaaaaataaacccgcAGCAGTCGCCGTCGGACGCTCGCAAACAAAGATTTGTTTTCCCGGCTGAATCGAATAGAAGCCGCGCAGGATGAGACAGAAAGTAAGACGGGTTTAAGGAAAAGAAGGATTTTCGGATGGAAGGCGCCGAGGTACAAAGTCGTTCACAGGATTGAGACTTGGGGGGGcaaaaggaagaggggagggaaggagaggggggtCCCCGCTGTTTCAGGGGGTGGGTCGGCACCGTCTCGGTCTGCAAAGCGAGAAGAAGCGAAATCGCCGACGGCAGCCAGAGTTTGCAAGGCAGCAAACGGGAACAGCAGCCTCTCCTGCGAGagggaaggagacagaagaaGCGGGGGCTTCCCACAAAGGCGGCTCCACAGACCATCAACCCCCCCCGGTTTCAGCATCCTTCACCTACAGAAACTGGATTCAGATTTCGGGTCTCAAAAATAcggggggaagagaagagggcaGGAAAACCTCCCGCCGCCGGGATAAACCCCTCCGAGCCGCGGTTTCAGccccccaaaagaaaacattagaGAGAAGAAGGGCTGGTTTATCTACACGGGAGTCCTCGACCTCAAGGAAGGAGGATTACTCGCTGTCTGCAGCGCTTTCAACCCTCCCGGCGGTGCCTGAAGACACTAATTATATTAAAGTAATTAGCATCAGCCGGAACTAAAGCACCAATTTATAACCTACAAGGCAGGTCTCACTGGTCTGGTTGAATTAATGTTCACGGTCCCTGGAAATCGCCAAGCTCCCAGCCTCCCCCGGACCGGGCTGAAAGCTTCGCAGGACAAATTTGATCCACAAATCCGCCGTctcccaggtttggggggggtgacgaccccccccccccaccacagaCGCTCCTCTGCACCCCACGGAGCCCCTCACCGAGCAGGGAGAGccccgctccctccatcccctccttcCCACCTCTGGGTTATTGATTACGGCCTTCGCTCCGTCCCTCCGTGAGACAACTCCTCTCGCTGGTGTGGCAAAACCCGAACCGGCTGGGTTAGGAAACTGGGATGGGGTTGGAGACTGGGATGGGGTTGGAGAGGTGCGGAGCGGCGGGGAGCTGGGGAATCGGGACCGGGAAAGCTTTCCGAACTGGATCATCTCCGTGATCGTAGCCGAGTTGCTCCACGGAGAGCagcgggatgggatgggatcaAACCGGGGCAGGGAACAaagcctccctgctcctgcttcaTCACCTCCATCCTCATCGGAGACGAACTAGAAAAATAACAGCCACGGGATCGATCGGCATCGCTGCGGGAGgctgccgccggcccggccctcgTCCCTCTGCGAACAAACGCCCGTCTCACGGCATAAGAAACAAAATCCACGATTCCCCTCTCCctgaggaagggggggaaaaaccaaaccaccaaaacccccTCCAACGCAGCCCCGCGCCTTAAACCtgctcattttaatttctaaacgAAGCTAATtgccggaggaggaggaagatgccaGCCCGGCAGCAAAACTCTCACCTCAGCAGGGGCTCCATGGCCCAGCGCAGCCCGCTCCGACCGGCCGCGCGGAGGACGAGGCACCTTCGTTAGCCAACGGCTGAAGGACGGGCAGACGCCTGAGCCGCTTCCCTGGCCGGCGGCCAGTCCCGGCCTCGCTTAACCGGCGGGGGCTGCGTCGGTGGTTCTACGCCGGCGGTGGGCGGGATGCCGCCGCAGGGGCCGGCTGGAGGTGACGCCGGCCACGGGCAGAGCTCTCCCTTGCCATTtttgacaccccccccccgatGGCTACAAACCACCATGCCAGAAGGTGGGGGTGGCAGCGGAGCAGGGGTTTTGGTtttaccaaggggaaaaaaaaaaaggagaggggacagaggaggaggagaaagacgACACCGAAGCGGAGAGCTATTTTAAACCCCGGGAGGGGACACGGCTCCCCGGCTGACCCAAAGGCACGGGCGAGCTAACCAGAAAGTTTCACGGCACAGTTttatcctatttatttatttctgctgtcATTTCCAGCCCGGGTGTGGCGTATTCCCACCCGTCTcgtaaaaaaatacagaagagaggaaagcaaagcTCTCCTGCCGAGACCTCCTGCGACGCCAACTCGTTATAACAACGAGCAAAGACTTTGCTGAGGATTTTTATCGCTCCCGCAACTAGACTGAAGCCTAACGAGCCATGTCGGAGAGTAAATGATTAAAGCaataaggaaaaagtaaataataacGAGGAGTAATCAAAGCAAACTCTCCCTTGTCCGGTAAAGAGCACTGGAGGAGGATTGGGCTTGAGGAATCCTTAAATAAAGGTGAGGAGGCTCAAGCCTGCGAGGAGTAACCTTGAACAAGAAAAGACCAACTCCACTTTTAATCCCAGGCCTAAGCCAAGCCCTGCTGAGCCCGCTGGAAAACATCAGGCAGGGTTTATCCCCCGCGCCGGGAGCCGAAATGCCGCGCGATGCAGAGCGGCGGCTCCTCGttcgggaataaaaccaggatttgATCTTTTATCCAGCGTTGGCTGCGCGTAAAGGCCGGGCATCTCTCGAAAATGTTTGAAGGTGTCGTAAAATCGCGGGGTGAGGGTTGTTTCTCATTAGCTCTAAGATTTAATTAAGCCTTAGGTAAGCTACTTAAACAAATACCAGGTATTTAACACCCACAGGACGGTCTGGACCGGACGCAGAATTTAAGAGAGGGGAAACCCGGCGATGTCCCATCGCAGCCCGAGCTTCTCATTAAGTTTTAATTACCCTCTCCTGACTCAGCCCCACTTTGTCAGAAGCTACGCTGGATAATTACGCCTAAACGAAGCCGCGCGCTTCCACGGCCATCTCAAAAAGCAGCCGGAAAGGTCGGAGGGTCCTTCTGTCGTCATCCCGTCGGATCGGGGGGCACCGTGTCCTCCCCCCCGCACGCCAGCGCTGTCCCCCAGGTGTAAACGCTCCGCGCAGCAGCATGAGGGGGGGCACCCGGTATTGGGATGAGGGGGGGGGCACCCCTTTCCACAgcaccccccgggggggggggtgtaacATCCTGAAACCACGGCGGGGAGGGTTTGGGGATGGATTTGGGGGGTGGAGGGTGCACCCCCAGAGGccaagggagggggggggaggtgggtggggggcaccaaGCAGAGAATTGGGGGGGTAGGGGGGCACCCCAAGGCCCCAGTGAATTTGCAGGGGGTACACCGTGCAGGGACAGGATTTAGGGAACGAAGGGTGCACCCCCCCACACATAGCACCCctaaaaaaggggtgggggacaCCCTCCCAGGACAGTGGCCAGGGAAATATTTAGGGGGGCACCCTGTGGGGGGAGGACTTGAGGGGTGCACCCCCAGAGTAAAACATGGGGTAGAACCTGCAGAGGCCGGCACCCCCAGGCCCGGGAAGGTTTGCCCATCCCCGCCGAAGAAAATTTGGGGGGCACCCCCaaggatttgggggggcaccctCCAGCTTTAGAAAATTGGGGTGCATCCCTAGTGATGGGGGAATtggtggtggggggggagcaTCTCTAAAGAGCTTGGCGGGGACATCCCAAGCCCTACTGCAAGGGGGGGCACCCCTGAGGATTTGGGGGGCACCTCAGGCCCTAAGGaacgggggggccgggggggtttgAGACCCCCCCAGGCGTGGGGAACCCCGAACCGCCGAGGATTTGGGGGGGTTCCCGGGCCACCGAAGATGGGGGTGGGGGGTATCCCggtcccgggggggccccgcggcgGACACCCACCgctgcagctcctcctcctcgATCCGCTGCCCGTCCCAGACGAAGACACCGGCCAGGGTCGCCATGAGGCGGCCGGTAGCGGCGAAGGCGGGGCGGCCTCGGAACtgccccccccgccaccaccaccaccaccacccgccGCCGCGCTtcgcccgctccgccgccccgtccccgccgctcccgccgccgcggtACCGGGCCCGCCGCGCCCGCTGCCCCGTCACGCAGCTGCACTGCCGCGCCAGCAGGCTCAgcaggccccgccgccccgcgccgccccccgcctggccgccggcagcggggggggcctcggcgggcccgggcgggcgggggcccaggcgggcggcgcgggcgcaGCGGGCGACGAGGCCGACGAGCGGCCGCCGCGGCTGCAACATGCCGCCGCTGCCTCAGCGGGCCGCCCCGCGTCGCGCTCGATGCGTCATCGCGCCGCGCCGCCTCGCCATTGGCCGCCGCCTCACCGCCCCGCGCTACCATTGGGCGGCGGCGGGGTGCGCCCGCCCCTGCATGCTCGGGGAcgcgggggaaggagggagggcaaGGGCGCGCGGGGCGCTGAGGGCTCGGTGGGCGGGGCGGTCCTGTGAGAGCCGGGGGCGGGGTTTGCAGCGGGGGGCGGTGCCGgccgcgggaggggcggggcttgcCGCGGGGACACGCCCCCACCAGCGGAGTGCAGGGCAGtggggcgcaggcaggggggttattggggtgcaggcagggctggatattggggggcagcgggtgcaggcagggggggttattggggtgcaggcagggctggatattggggggcagcgggtgcaggcagggggggttattggggtgcagtgggtgcaggcagggggaattattggggtgcaggcaggggggttattggggtgcagtgggtgcaggcaggggtacTGGGGTGCAACAGGGTGCAGGgcagtggggtgcaggcagggctgttattggggggcagtgggtgcaggcagggctggttaTTGGGGTGCAGGGCTGTAGGTGTGGGGCAGGGGCGCTTattggggtgcagggctgtgtgtgTAGGGCAGAGGTGTTTattggggtgcaggcagggttgTTATTGGGGGgcagtgggtgcaggcaggggtggttattggggtgcagggctgtgggtgtAGGGCAGAGGTGTTTattggggtgcaggcagggctggttaTTGGGGTG from Calonectris borealis chromosome 27, bCalBor7.hap1.2, whole genome shotgun sequence includes these protein-coding regions:
- the STARD7 gene encoding stAR-related lipid transfer protein 7, mitochondrial isoform X1 — its product is MLQPRRPLVGLVARCARAARLGPRPPGPAEAPPAAGGQAGGGAGRRGLLSLLARQCSCVTGQRARRARYRGGGSGGDGAAERAKRGGGWWWWWWRGGQFRGRPAFAATGRLMATLAGVFVWDGQRIEEEELQRSAQEMKHMENISSLLQGSSPGEYQRPDPKSEREAVAAPGEQPWEMIMDKKHFKLWRRPIEGTHLYQYRVFGSYTDVTPRQFFNVQLDTEYRKKWDSLVIKLDVIERDLATGSEVIHWVTHFPYPMYSRDYVYVRRYSVDKENNLMVLVSRAVEHPSVPEDPEYVRVRTYESQMVIRPHKTFDENGFDYLLTYSDNPQTVFPRYCVSWMVSSGMPDFLEKLHTAALKAKKMEIEVRDYMSGKPIESGGSEGKASMAAAEHKSDGTRSPAQLEYA
- the STARD7 gene encoding stAR-related lipid transfer protein 7, mitochondrial isoform X2, with the protein product MKHMENISSLLQGSSPGEYQRPDPKSEREAVAAPGEQPWEMIMDKKHFKLWRRPIEGTHLYQYRVFGSYTDVTPRQFFNVQLDTEYRKKWDSLVIKLDVIERDLATGSEVIHWVTHFPYPMYSRDYVYVRRYSVDKENNLMVLVSRAVEHPSVPEDPEYVRVRTYESQMVIRPHKTFDENGFDYLLTYSDNPQTVFPRYCVSWMVSSGMPDFLEKLHTAALKAKKMEIEVRDYMSGKPIESGGSEGKASMAAAEHKSDGTRSPAQLEYA